The following proteins are encoded in a genomic region of Brachypodium distachyon strain Bd21 chromosome 1, Brachypodium_distachyon_v3.0, whole genome shotgun sequence:
- the LOC100841372 gene encoding uncharacterized protein LOC100841372: MRRSHSFVSALKHVVLFLVSWMVHCGNELVAAVPPDGWYDYSAYTDCRGQPEPALYNGGILKYGNSDDPTGYHTTETGVLSPAFVVYNLNKTTMYTFSSWVRLEGSDSALITARLAPDNSGTRCIGTVLARNDCWSFLKGGFVLDWPTQTSVIFFQNADKTPMKITVARGSLQPFTTDQWAMHQKDTIRKRRKRMATIHVADPQGSRVVGASVSVQQTAKDFPFGSAIASTILGNEAYQKWFVDRFNAAVFEDELKWYSTEPASGLLRFDVPDQMLAFVRSHRVMVRGHNIFWENQEATPRWVKGLSPEDLRSAVNTRIQSLMTRYRGEFAHWDVNNEMLHYNFYEQRLGPNATVEFFSVAQDADPLATLFMNEYNVIETCDDVSSTVDAYVARLKDLRAGGAVLEGIGLEGHFSKPNIPYMRAVLDKLATLGLPIWFTEIDINNKFDAQTQAVYLEQVLREAYSHPAVSGVMLWTALHQNGCYQMCLTDWDLKNLPVGDVVDRLLQEWQTGQAAGNTDAHGAYSFSGYLGEYVVTVSSGNSSAQSTFSLSPGDETRHITLHI, translated from the exons ATGAGGAGGAGTCATAGCTTCGTCTCCGCTCTGAAACATGTGGTATTGTTTCTCGTGTCGTGGATGGTGCATTGCGGCAACGAGCTAGTTGCTGCGGTGCCTCCTG ATGGCTGGTACGATTACTCTGCCTACACGGAT TGCAGAGGCCAGCCGGAACCGGCGCTGTACAACGGCGGGATTCTGAAGTACGGCAACAGTGACGACCCGACAGGCTACCACACGACGGAGACCGGCGTCTTGTCCCCGGCGTTTGTGGTATACAACCTTAACAAGACCACTATGTACACCTTCTCAA GTTGGGTCAGGCTGGAAGGGTCTGACTCGGCTCTGATCACAGCGAGGCTGGCCCCGGACAACTCCGGCACGAGGTGCATCGGGACAGTTCTTGCGAGGAATGACTGCTGGTCGTTCCTCAAGGGCGGCTTCGTTCTGGACTGGCCGACGCAGACCTCTGTCATTTTCTTTCAG AATGCTGACAAGACGCCTATGAAGATCACCGTCGCGAGAGGCTCGCTGCAGCCCTTCACCACGGATCAATGGGCGATGCACCAAAAAGATACGATCCGGAAG aggaggaagcggatGGCGACGATCCACGTGGCCGATCCCCAAGGTAGCCGCGTGGTGGGGGCATCAGTCTCCGTGCAGCAGACGGCCAAGGACTTCCCGTTCGGGTCGGCGATCGCGTCCACCATCCTGGGCAACGAGGCCTACCAGAAATGGTTCGTGGATCGCTTCAACGCGGCGGTGTTCGAGGACGAGCTCAAGTGGTACTCGACGGAGCCGGCGTCGGGCCTGCTCCGGTTCGACGTGCCGGACCAGATGCTGGCGTTCGTGCGGTCGCACAGGGTCATGGTGCGCGGGCACAACATCTTCTGGGAGAACCAGGAGGCGACCCCTCGCTGGGTGAAGGGCCTGTCCCCGGAGGACCTCCGCTCCGCCGTCAACACCCGGATCCAGAGCCTCATGACGCGGTACCGCGGCGAGTTCGCGCACTGGGACGTCAACAACGAGATGCTGCACTACAACTTCTACGAGCAGCGGCTGGGCCCCAACGCGACGGTGGAGTTCTTCAGCGTGGCGCAGGACGCCGACCCGCTGGCCACGCTCTTCATGAACGAGTACAACGTCATCGAGACCTGCGACGACGTGTCGTCCACCGTGGACGCGTACGTGGCAAGGCTCAAGGACCTCAGGGCCGGGGGCGCCGTGCTCGAGGGGATCGGACTGGAGGGCCACTTCTCCAAGCCCAACATCCCCTACATGAGGGCCGTGCTGGATAAGCTGGCCACGCTGGGCTTGCCCATCTGGTTCACGGAGATCGACATCAACAACAAGTTCGACGCGCAGACGCAGGCCGTGTACCTGGAGCAGGTGCTGAGGGAGGCCTACTCGCACCCGGCCGTGAGCGGCGTGATGCTGTGGACGGCGCTGCACCAGAACGGGTGCTACCAGATGTGCCTCACGGACTGGGACCTCAAGAACCTGCCCGTGGGGGACGTCGTCGACCGGCTGCTGCAGGAGTGGCAGACGGGGCAGGCCGCCGGGAACACGGACGCCCACGGCGCCTACAGCTTCAGCGGGTACCTCGGGGAGTACGTCGTCACCGTCAGCTCCGGCAACAGCTCCGCGCAGTCCACGTTCTCGCTGTCTCCAGGGGACGAGACCAGGCACATCACCCTTCACATATGA